From Pseudomonas vanderleydeniana, the proteins below share one genomic window:
- a CDS encoding transporter, which translates to MNHSLDQSHRDTDLFGLLYGFRFRAGERGEEIDSATALRHLQQPDDPEQFLWLHLNLAHAACERWMQKHLALPEEFFEALHEGSRSTRIEHVDNALLAVVNDVVFNLGNMTSSDVSTLWVCARSKLLISARLQPLHSVDKLRSSVKAGERFRSPLELLVHLLRDQGEVLTQIVRKTTLSVDQIEDQLLAQRLTNNRAELGAMRRVLVRLQRLLALEPGSLLRLLNRPPQWLQKEDVKELRKSTEEFSLILSDLEALGERIKLLQEEIAASVNEQTNRSLFTLTVVTVLALPINIIAGFFGMNVGGIPLAGDPEGFWILVALVATFTLLAGRWAFRKRQDY; encoded by the coding sequence ATGAACCACAGCCTTGACCAAAGCCACCGCGATACGGACCTGTTCGGCCTGCTTTACGGCTTTCGCTTTCGCGCTGGTGAACGCGGCGAGGAAATCGACTCCGCCACCGCACTGAGGCACCTGCAACAACCCGACGACCCCGAGCAGTTTCTCTGGCTGCACCTGAACCTCGCTCACGCGGCCTGCGAACGCTGGATGCAGAAGCACCTGGCGTTGCCCGAGGAGTTCTTCGAGGCGCTGCACGAAGGCTCGCGTTCGACCCGTATCGAACACGTCGACAACGCCTTGCTGGCAGTGGTCAACGACGTGGTATTCAACCTCGGCAACATGACCTCCTCGGATGTTTCCACCCTGTGGGTCTGTGCTCGCAGCAAGCTGCTGATCAGTGCTCGTCTGCAACCTCTGCACTCGGTCGACAAGCTGCGTTCCTCGGTCAAGGCCGGTGAACGCTTCCGCTCGCCGCTGGAACTGCTGGTGCACCTGCTACGCGACCAGGGCGAGGTGTTGACCCAGATCGTGCGCAAGACCACCCTCAGCGTCGATCAGATCGAGGACCAGTTGCTCGCCCAGCGCTTGACCAACAACCGCGCGGAGCTGGGCGCCATGCGTCGGGTACTGGTACGCCTGCAACGGCTGCTGGCCCTTGAGCCGGGTTCACTGCTGCGGCTGCTCAATCGGCCACCACAATGGCTGCAGAAGGAGGACGTCAAGGAACTGCGCAAGTCCACCGAGGAGTTCTCGCTGATCCTCAGCGACCTGGAGGCCTTGGGCGAGCGAATCAAGCTGCTTCAGGAAGAGATCGCCGCCAGCGTCAACGAACAGACCAACCGCAGCCTGTTCACCCTGACGGTGGTCACGGTGCTGGCCTTGCCGATCAACATCATCGCCGGCTTCTTCGGCATGAACGTCGGTGGTATTCCGCTGGCCGGTGACCCGGAAGGCTTCTGGATCCTGGTGGCGCTGGTGGCGACCTTCACCCTGCTGGCGGGACGCTGGGCGTTTCGCAAGCGCCAGGATTACTAG
- a CDS encoding antibiotic biosynthesis monooxygenase family protein, giving the protein MIASTPQPSYYAVIFTSLRTAGDQGYAEAAQRMLDLAREQPGFLGVESARGDDGLGITVSYWQDEAAILAWKQHAEHSEIRERGRSTWYETCQTRVCKVERAYRFDR; this is encoded by the coding sequence ATGATTGCCAGCACGCCCCAGCCCTCCTACTACGCGGTGATCTTCACCTCACTGCGCACGGCAGGCGACCAGGGTTACGCCGAGGCCGCCCAGCGCATGCTCGACCTGGCTCGCGAGCAGCCAGGCTTCCTCGGTGTCGAGTCGGCACGCGGGGATGACGGCCTGGGCATCACCGTCTCGTACTGGCAGGACGAAGCGGCGATCCTCGCCTGGAAGCAGCATGCCGAGCACAGCGAAATCCGCGAACGCGGCCGTTCGACCTGGTACGAGACGTGCCAGACGCGCGTATGCAAGGTCGAACGCGCCTATCGCTTCGATCGCTGA
- a CDS encoding SDR family NAD(P)-dependent oxidoreductase has product MTRKIALITGASRGLGKNTALQLAARGVDIIGTYHSRADEAQAVVAEIERLGGRAAMLQLDVGVVAGFKGFVEHLGQVLETTFGQRHFDFLVNNAGVGLHGLFVDVQEEQFDHLLNVHFKGPFFLTQQLLPLIADGGRIINISSGLARFSLPGYGTYAAMKGAMEVLTRYQAKELGARGISVNVLAPGAIETDFGGGSVRDNQELNAFVASVTALGRAGLPDDIGGAIALLLGEGGQWINGQRIEASGGMFL; this is encoded by the coding sequence ATGACTCGCAAGATCGCACTGATCACCGGCGCCAGCCGCGGCCTGGGCAAGAACACCGCCCTGCAACTCGCCGCCCGCGGCGTGGACATCATCGGCACCTACCACAGCCGGGCTGACGAGGCGCAGGCCGTGGTCGCCGAAATCGAACGACTCGGCGGACGCGCGGCCATGCTGCAACTGGACGTCGGTGTCGTCGCCGGCTTCAAGGGCTTTGTCGAACACCTCGGGCAAGTGCTGGAAACCACCTTCGGCCAACGGCATTTCGATTTCCTGGTGAACAACGCCGGCGTCGGCCTGCATGGGCTGTTCGTCGATGTCCAGGAAGAGCAGTTCGACCACCTGCTGAATGTCCACTTCAAGGGGCCATTCTTCCTGACCCAGCAACTGCTGCCGCTGATCGCCGACGGCGGGCGCATCATCAACATTTCCAGTGGCCTGGCGCGGTTCAGCCTGCCGGGCTACGGCACCTACGCGGCAATGAAAGGCGCAATGGAAGTGCTGACCCGCTACCAGGCCAAGGAACTCGGTGCCCGGGGCATCAGCGTAAACGTACTGGCACCCGGCGCCATCGAGACCGACTTCGGCGGTGGCTCGGTGCGTGACAACCAGGAGTTGAATGCCTTCGTGGCCAGCGTCACGGCACTCGGCCGGGCTGGCTTACCGGACGACATCGGCGGGGCGATCGCGCTGCTGCTCGGTGAGGGTGGGCAGTGGATCAACGGGCAACGGATCGAGGCTTCGGGCGGGATGTTCCTGTAA
- a CDS encoding LysR family transcriptional regulator → MNKLELLRTFIRVTELSSFTQASESLGLPRSSVSEHVQTLEDLLGTRLLQRTTRKVQATQDGLVLYERSKDLLSQMDELEGLFRQDARLLSGRIRFDMPSAMARRVVMPRLPQFMARHPQVELEISSTDRRVDLLSEGFDCVLRVGAQPDQSVVARHVSSLPVVNCASPAYLERHGVPLGPEDLADHRLIHYVGVLGSRSSGFEYLRDGKPVQVPMAGRVTVNGIDCYEGACLGGLGLIQAPLLGMARHLERGDLVEVLPGFRPAPLEVSLLHAGQRHLPQRVRVFMDWLEQVLQDAYEDVKRQTPP, encoded by the coding sequence ATGAACAAGCTGGAGTTGCTGCGCACCTTCATCCGGGTCACCGAGCTGTCGAGCTTTACCCAGGCCAGCGAGAGCCTGGGGCTGCCCAGGTCGAGTGTGTCCGAGCACGTGCAAACCCTCGAGGACCTGCTCGGCACCCGCCTGTTGCAACGCACCACGCGCAAGGTCCAGGCGACCCAGGATGGCCTGGTGCTGTACGAACGCAGCAAGGACCTGCTGTCGCAGATGGATGAGCTGGAAGGCTTATTCCGCCAGGATGCGCGCCTGCTCAGCGGGCGCATCCGCTTCGACATGCCGAGTGCCATGGCCCGTCGCGTGGTGATGCCGCGACTGCCGCAATTCATGGCCCGACATCCGCAGGTCGAACTTGAGATCAGCAGCACCGATCGCCGGGTCGACCTGCTCAGCGAAGGATTCGACTGCGTGCTACGGGTCGGCGCGCAGCCGGACCAGTCAGTGGTGGCGCGGCATGTGAGTTCGTTGCCGGTGGTCAACTGTGCCAGTCCTGCCTATCTGGAGCGCCATGGTGTCCCACTGGGCCCGGAAGATCTTGCTGATCATCGGCTGATCCACTACGTCGGCGTGCTGGGCTCACGCTCCTCGGGTTTCGAGTACCTGCGCGACGGCAAGCCGGTCCAGGTGCCCATGGCCGGCCGTGTCACGGTCAACGGTATCGATTGCTACGAAGGTGCCTGCCTCGGTGGCCTGGGATTGATCCAGGCGCCGCTGCTGGGAATGGCCAGGCACCTGGAGCGTGGCGACCTGGTCGAGGTACTGCCCGGGTTTCGACCGGCGCCGCTGGAGGTGTCACTGTTGCATGCCGGGCAGCGGCACCTGCCGCAGCGGGTGCGGGTGTTCATGGACTGGCTGGAGCAGGTGCTGCAGGACGCCTACGAAGATGTGAAACGACAAACCCCGCCTTGA
- a CDS encoding inorganic phosphate transporter — MATPSLTAASSAAGDGRPQLESKPRVFTAVIFFALVAIGLLFTAYSLVHDMHEFGTVVTTWTPFLLLGVALLIALGFEFVNGFHDTANAVATVIYTHSLPPHFAVVWSGCFNFLGVLLSSGAVAFGIIALLPVELILQVGSSSGFAMIFALLIAAILWNLGTWWLGLPASSSHTLIGSIIGVGVANALMHGRDGTSGVDWSQVTKIGYALLFSPLIGFALAALLLVALRLFVKNRALYKAPKGNEPPPWWIRGLLILTCTGVSFAHGSNDGQKGMGLIMLILVGTLPMAYALNRTMPAEQALQFAAVAEVTQAALVKAAPQPAPADPRPVLTEYIRTQQANPALVPALAALTGQIGEEVKGYGSLAKVPAEAMGNVRNDMYLSSEAIRLMDKNKVGNFDADTQGKLQLFKQQIDGATRFIPLWVKIAVAIALGLGTMVGWKRIVVTVGEKIGKSHLTYAQGASAEMVAMLTIGAADMYGLPVSTTHVLSSGVAGTMVANGGGLQMKTIRNLAMAWVLTLPAAIVLSGSLYWLFTRLF, encoded by the coding sequence ATGGCTACCCCTTCATTGACCGCTGCCTCGTCTGCCGCCGGCGACGGCAGGCCGCAGCTGGAAAGCAAACCCCGCGTCTTCACCGCCGTCATCTTCTTCGCGCTGGTGGCCATCGGCCTGTTGTTCACCGCCTACAGCCTCGTGCACGACATGCACGAGTTCGGCACCGTCGTCACCACCTGGACGCCCTTCCTGTTGCTGGGCGTCGCCCTGCTGATCGCCCTGGGCTTCGAGTTCGTCAACGGTTTCCACGACACCGCCAACGCCGTGGCTACCGTGATCTACACCCACTCGCTACCACCGCATTTCGCCGTGGTCTGGTCCGGCTGCTTCAACTTCCTCGGCGTGCTGCTCTCCAGCGGCGCGGTGGCCTTCGGCATCATCGCCCTGCTGCCGGTGGAGCTGATCCTGCAGGTGGGTTCGTCCTCCGGCTTCGCGATGATCTTCGCCCTGTTGATCGCCGCCATCCTGTGGAACCTCGGCACCTGGTGGCTGGGCCTGCCGGCGTCCTCATCCCACACCCTGATCGGCTCGATCATCGGCGTCGGCGTGGCCAACGCCCTGATGCACGGGCGTGACGGCACCAGCGGCGTGGACTGGAGCCAGGTGACCAAGATCGGCTACGCCCTGCTGTTTTCCCCGCTGATCGGTTTCGCCCTGGCCGCCCTGCTGCTGGTGGCGCTGCGCCTGTTCGTGAAGAACCGCGCCCTGTACAAGGCGCCCAAGGGTAACGAGCCACCGCCATGGTGGATCCGTGGCCTGCTGATCCTGACCTGCACCGGCGTGTCGTTTGCCCACGGCTCCAACGACGGCCAGAAAGGCATGGGCCTGATCATGCTGATCCTGGTCGGCACCCTGCCGATGGCCTACGCCCTGAACCGCACCATGCCGGCCGAACAGGCCCTGCAGTTCGCCGCCGTGGCCGAGGTGACCCAGGCCGCGCTGGTCAAGGCCGCCCCACAACCGGCACCGGCCGATCCGCGTCCGGTACTCACCGAATACATCCGCACCCAGCAGGCCAACCCGGCACTGGTTCCAGCCCTGGCCGCCCTGACCGGCCAGATCGGCGAAGAGGTGAAAGGCTACGGCTCGCTGGCCAAGGTGCCGGCCGAGGCCATGGGCAACGTGCGTAACGACATGTACCTGAGTTCCGAAGCCATTCGCCTGATGGACAAGAACAAGGTCGGCAACTTCGACGCCGATACCCAGGGCAAGCTGCAACTGTTCAAGCAACAGATCGACGGCGCCACCCGTTTCATCCCGCTGTGGGTGAAGATCGCCGTGGCTATCGCCCTGGGCCTGGGCACCATGGTCGGCTGGAAGCGGATCGTGGTCACGGTCGGTGAGAAGATCGGCAAGAGCCACCTGACCTATGCCCAGGGTGCCTCGGCGGAGATGGTCGCGATGCTGACCATCGGCGCGGCGGACATGTACGGGCTGCCGGTGTCGACCACCCACGTGCTGTCCTCGGGCGTGGCCGGGACCATGGTCGCCAACGGCGGCGGCCTGCAGATGAAGACCATCCGCAACCTGGCGATGGCCTGGGTCCTGACCCTGCCGGCGGCAATCGTGCTGTCGGGCAGCCTTTACTGGCTGTTCACCAGGCTGTTCTGA
- a CDS encoding PepSY domain-containing protein: MKALSTLLTASALTLVAGFASADVRPDHIPGLLKSGAIADFDKLNQAALAKYPGATITDTELDHGTSGGYVYEVELKAADGVKWEVKLDAKSAAVLQEKRDS; encoded by the coding sequence ATGAAAGCCCTCTCGACCCTGCTGACCGCCTCCGCCCTGACTCTCGTTGCCGGCTTCGCCTCGGCCGATGTCCGCCCGGACCACATTCCCGGGCTGCTGAAATCCGGTGCGATCGCCGACTTCGACAAGCTCAACCAGGCCGCCCTGGCCAAGTACCCCGGCGCGACCATCACCGACACCGAACTGGACCATGGCACCAGTGGTGGCTATGTCTATGAAGTCGAACTCAAGGCCGCCGACGGCGTGAAGTGGGAAGTCAAGCTCGACGCCAAGAGCGCCGCCGTCCTGCAGGAGAAGCGCGACAGCTGA
- a CDS encoding methyl-accepting chemotaxis protein, with amino-acid sequence MLQKSLRAQTLALLSGSLLAMLLIALTCFQFLSNGVQGYRELIEGPLRASQLVDEANLRFKEQVQEWKNVLLRGKQPQDMNQYWKQFEDRQRDVQDILGRLAAQPGIDSSLKSQVERLREEHRQLGQAYLKGRDAYVAAGGDPSAGDQAVKGVDRAASEQMSTLVSQLRKASDAQSVSISEAAARTVWIGLVVMLVSGLLIALLSLWLVNRNMVEPIRRLIDYVAQLSHGKFAERVAADRQDELGRLAVAANTLRDFLADTFNRLKLSTSDLDSASGELNAIASLMATGTHEQFERTDQVATAMTEMSATAQEVARHAADAAGAADEADRSAQQGELVMQSTIQTITRMRTEISTTATVIRQLESDSGRIGKVLEVIRGIAEQTNLLALNAAIEAARAGEAGRGFAVVADEVRSLAQRTAASILEINQIIQSVQTGAVDAAQAIEGGQARSDESVEQVTEAGAMLERITAAVEAIRDMNRQIATAAEEQTSVAEDISRNLTEITAIASTNLDNVKRTEAASSNLHGLSGQLNEVTARLGA; translated from the coding sequence ATGCTGCAGAAATCCCTGAGAGCCCAAACCCTCGCGCTGTTGAGCGGCAGCCTGCTGGCGATGTTGCTGATCGCCCTGACCTGCTTCCAGTTCCTCTCCAATGGCGTACAGGGTTATCGCGAGCTGATCGAAGGACCGTTGCGCGCCTCGCAGTTGGTCGACGAAGCCAACCTGCGCTTCAAGGAGCAGGTCCAGGAATGGAAGAACGTACTGCTGCGCGGCAAGCAGCCTCAGGACATGAACCAGTACTGGAAACAGTTCGAGGATCGCCAGCGCGACGTGCAGGACATTCTCGGACGCCTGGCGGCCCAGCCGGGGATCGACAGCAGCCTGAAGTCCCAGGTCGAGCGCCTGCGCGAGGAGCACCGCCAGCTTGGCCAGGCCTACCTGAAGGGGCGCGATGCCTATGTCGCCGCCGGCGGCGATCCGAGTGCCGGCGACCAGGCGGTCAAGGGCGTGGACCGTGCCGCCAGCGAGCAGATGAGTACCCTGGTCAGCCAGTTGCGCAAGGCCAGTGACGCGCAGTCGGTCAGCATCAGCGAAGCGGCCGCGCGTACGGTCTGGATCGGCCTGGTGGTGATGCTGGTCTCCGGGTTGCTGATCGCGCTGCTGAGCCTGTGGCTGGTCAACCGCAACATGGTCGAGCCGATTCGCCGCCTGATCGACTACGTGGCGCAACTGAGCCATGGCAAGTTCGCCGAGCGTGTCGCCGCCGACCGCCAGGATGAACTGGGCCGTCTGGCCGTCGCCGCCAACACCCTGCGCGATTTCCTTGCCGATACGTTCAACCGCCTCAAGCTCAGCACCTCGGACCTGGACAGTGCCAGTGGCGAACTGAATGCCATTGCCAGCCTCATGGCCACCGGTACCCATGAGCAGTTCGAGCGTACCGACCAGGTCGCCACGGCGATGACCGAGATGTCCGCCACCGCCCAGGAAGTCGCCCGCCATGCCGCCGATGCCGCCGGTGCCGCTGATGAAGCCGATCGTTCGGCACAGCAGGGCGAGCTGGTGATGCAATCGACCATCCAGACCATCACCCGCATGCGCACGGAAATCTCCACCACGGCCACGGTCATTCGCCAGCTGGAAAGCGATAGCGGGCGGATCGGCAAGGTGCTCGAAGTGATTCGCGGGATTGCCGAACAGACCAACCTGCTGGCGCTCAACGCGGCGATCGAAGCGGCTCGGGCCGGCGAGGCCGGGCGTGGTTTCGCGGTGGTAGCCGACGAGGTTCGCAGCCTGGCCCAGCGCACCGCCGCGTCGATCCTGGAGATCAACCAGATCATCCAGTCGGTGCAGACCGGCGCAGTCGATGCGGCCCAGGCCATCGAGGGCGGCCAGGCGCGCAGCGATGAAAGCGTCGAGCAGGTGACCGAGGCGGGGGCGATGCTCGAACGCATCACGGCTGCTGTGGAAGCCATCCGTGACATGAACCGGCAGATCGCCACGGCCGCCGAGGAGCAGACTTCGGTTGCCGAGGACATCTCCCGCAACCTGACCGAGATCACCGCGATCGCCAGTACCAACCTGGACAACGTCAAGCGTACCGAGGCAGCCAGCAGCAACCTGCACGGCCTGTCGGGGCAATTGAACGAAGTCACCGCCAGGCTGGGGGCCTGA
- a CDS encoding DUF2025 family protein produces MRITSELICQAADQLKGFVGLNRKTGQHIVRFSEDSFGMDVADDGIIPASEFVWLPQGPEAMCLARERIQLLLDQNIDERINITEPLRVYMRRVEIPQIAALRRVVPG; encoded by the coding sequence ATGCGCATCACTTCTGAACTCATCTGCCAGGCCGCCGACCAGCTCAAGGGGTTCGTCGGCCTGAACCGCAAGACCGGCCAGCACATCGTCCGTTTCAGCGAGGACTCCTTCGGCATGGATGTGGCGGATGACGGGATCATTCCGGCCAGCGAGTTCGTCTGGCTGCCGCAGGGACCCGAGGCCATGTGCCTGGCCCGCGAACGGATCCAGCTGCTGCTGGACCAGAACATCGACGAGCGGATCAACATCACCGAGCCACTGCGGGTGTACATGCGGCGGGTGGAGATCCCGCAGATTGCCGCGCTGCGCCGGGTCGTGCCGGGCTGA
- a CDS encoding glycerophosphodiester phosphodiesterase: MPVTFSTATFKKSALLMSLLLAIGLDTAQANSTPAELAAKAAIPHPAVIAHRGASYDAPESTAASYTLARDLGADYLEMDLQRSKDGVIFALHDNNLSRTTDVASKFPERKDSPANEFTWAELQTLDAGSWFNKAYPERARPSYVGLKILSLDQIIDIAQANPKHRPGLYIETKEPKQFPGIEHDLKNKLQERGLLSAEKTVSKEKPQVGQGAGRVILQTFEKSSLELLQKEMPNTPKILLLWVGEGSIEPKSNVSYADSGEKTKAAYYAKQEPKDKAEFIKWVDFAKANGAIGTGPSAELTHGGDQSYSDLVKPWMNQLTHDKGLLVHVYTVDEPVDFKKVMDVGVDGIFTNRASELLKYFKRASPKTVPQILEANGY, translated from the coding sequence ATGCCTGTCACTTTCAGCACCGCCACCTTCAAGAAAAGCGCTCTGCTCATGAGCCTGTTGCTGGCCATCGGGCTGGACACGGCACAAGCCAACAGCACCCCGGCCGAGCTCGCCGCCAAGGCCGCGATCCCCCATCCGGCGGTGATCGCCCACCGTGGCGCGTCCTACGATGCGCCCGAGTCCACCGCGGCCTCCTATACGCTGGCCCGCGACCTGGGTGCCGACTACCTGGAAATGGACCTGCAGCGCAGCAAGGATGGGGTGATCTTCGCCCTGCACGACAACAACCTGTCGCGTACCACCGACGTCGCCAGCAAGTTCCCCGAGCGCAAGGACAGCCCGGCCAACGAGTTCACCTGGGCCGAACTGCAAACCCTGGACGCCGGCAGCTGGTTCAACAAGGCCTACCCCGAGCGCGCACGGCCGTCCTATGTCGGCCTGAAGATCCTCAGCCTGGACCAGATCATCGACATTGCCCAGGCCAACCCCAAGCACCGCCCCGGCCTGTACATCGAGACCAAGGAGCCCAAGCAGTTCCCCGGCATCGAGCATGACCTGAAGAACAAGCTGCAGGAACGCGGCCTGCTCAGCGCCGAGAAGACCGTCTCCAAGGAAAAGCCACAGGTCGGCCAGGGCGCCGGCCGGGTGATCCTGCAGACCTTCGAGAAGAGCAGCCTGGAACTGCTGCAGAAGGAAATGCCGAATACGCCGAAGATCCTCCTGCTGTGGGTCGGCGAAGGCAGTATCGAACCCAAGTCGAACGTCAGCTACGCCGACTCCGGCGAGAAGACCAAGGCCGCCTACTACGCCAAGCAGGAACCGAAGGACAAGGCCGAGTTCATCAAGTGGGTCGACTTCGCCAAGGCCAACGGCGCCATCGGTACCGGCCCATCCGCCGAACTCACCCACGGCGGCGACCAGAGCTACTCGGACCTGGTCAAGCCGTGGATGAACCAGCTGACCCACGACAAGGGCCTGCTGGTCCACGTCTATACGGTCGACGAGCCGGTGGACTTCAAGAAGGTCATGGACGTCGGGGTCGATGGCATCTTCACCAACCGCGCCTCGGAGCTGCTCAAGTACTTCAAGCGCGCCTCGCCGAAAACCGTGCCGCAGATCCTCGAGGCCAACGGTTACTGA